From Nitrospira sp., a single genomic window includes:
- a CDS encoding biopolymer transporter ExbD, producing MRRFSRKSHGAVADINMTPLLDLAWVLLVIFIITTTAAVQGIELKLPESTPHETEMETTTPTLSVKKNGDIYMDEEKVKITELEKLIRDLKAAKGGKLPLVLRGDSGVEYKHVVAVLDILQRIPVEDLAIATKPFNEP from the coding sequence ATGAGACGTTTTTCACGCAAATCGCATGGCGCGGTCGCCGATATCAATATGACCCCCTTGCTCGACCTGGCCTGGGTGCTGCTCGTGATTTTCATCATCACGACGACGGCGGCGGTGCAGGGAATCGAGCTGAAGCTGCCGGAGTCGACGCCGCACGAAACGGAAATGGAAACCACCACGCCGACCCTCTCCGTGAAGAAGAACGGCGATATCTACATGGATGAAGAGAAGGTCAAGATCACGGAGCTGGAAAAGTTGATTCGCGATCTGAAAGCCGCCAAGGGCGGCAAGTTGCCGCTCGTGCTCCGCGGCGATTCCGGCGTGGAGTATAAACACGTCGTCGCGGTGCTCGACATCCTCCAGCGGATTCCGGTCGAGGATTTGGCGATTGCCACCAAGCCGTTCAATGAACCGTGA
- a CDS encoding MotA/TolQ/ExbB proton channel family protein has translation MEMSSGGVAFALSHATLEGKITISVLLFFSLVSWTVIINKFRQLAKAKKRNGIFLGYYSKSKGPLVVFSKGPIKQLQGSPMYDVYYGGCEELKAQQEKYDGEKIPHHGMSAVRIALERVLGEAAVSLESGMIVLATAISGGPFIGLLGTVWGVMDTFAGIGKAQSATLATMAPGVASALIATVAGLMVAIPSLFCYNFLVTKTKTLTMELDNFAAHLETVFMTDYLQEKKGAAAEAEDPEDYRPGGHRQEAEPSSAATGH, from the coding sequence ATGGAAATGAGTTCAGGAGGCGTAGCGTTCGCGTTGAGCCATGCGACGCTCGAAGGAAAGATCACGATCTCCGTGCTGCTGTTTTTCTCGCTGGTCAGCTGGACGGTCATCATCAACAAGTTTCGTCAGCTGGCCAAAGCCAAGAAGCGAAACGGGATTTTTCTCGGCTACTACTCGAAGTCCAAAGGTCCCCTGGTCGTGTTCAGTAAAGGCCCGATCAAGCAGCTGCAGGGATCGCCGATGTACGACGTGTATTATGGCGGCTGCGAAGAACTCAAGGCGCAGCAGGAAAAGTATGACGGGGAGAAGATTCCACATCACGGCATGAGCGCCGTGCGGATTGCGCTGGAGCGCGTGCTCGGCGAGGCGGCGGTCAGTCTGGAGTCGGGGATGATCGTCCTGGCAACGGCCATCAGCGGCGGGCCGTTCATCGGACTGCTCGGCACCGTCTGGGGGGTCATGGACACGTTTGCCGGCATCGGCAAGGCGCAGTCGGCCACCCTCGCGACCATGGCGCCCGGCGTCGCGTCCGCGCTCATCGCGACGGTTGCCGGCCTGATGGTCGCGATCCCCTCCCTCTTTTGCTACAACTTTCTCGTGACCAAGACGAAGACGCTCACCATGGAGCTCGATAATTTCGCGGCCCATCTCGAAACCGTCTTCATGACGGACTATCTCCAGGAGAAAAAAGGCGCCGCGGCCGAAGCGGAAGATCCCGAAGACTATCGCCCTGGCGGTCACCGCCAGGAGGCCGAGCCATCCTCAGCGGCGACGGGACACTGA